One Polypterus senegalus isolate Bchr_013 chromosome 10, ASM1683550v1, whole genome shotgun sequence DNA segment encodes these proteins:
- the jund gene encoding transcription factor jun-D, producing the protein MMDTAFYHDDDHEDVLIGSPAQRAPSYHHHYHHHHSSSSMMKKELSLNLNEPTSATMKPPPHLRGDADGILHSPDLGLFKLASPELERLIIQSNGMVTTTPSAQFLFPKSGSDEQDFAEGFVKALEDLHKQNQLGTQSGGGGGGGGVAAGGGAAGLELNGNPPAPVSLHSGELPPVYTNLSSFGAAAVTTTTVNYSTDTVPFPPPPPGHLRLQALKDEPQTVPDVQSFGESPPLSPIDMDTQERIKAERKKLRNRIAASKCRKRKLERISRLEDKVKSLKNQNTELASTASLLREQVAQLKQKVLNHVNSGCQLLPQQVQAY; encoded by the coding sequence ATGATGGACACTGCCTTCTACCACGACGACGACCACGAAGATGTGCTGATCGGCTCTCCTGCCCAGCGCGCCCCCTCGTaccaccaccactaccaccaccaccacagcagcagcagcatgatgaagaaggagctgagcctgAACCTGAACGAGCCCACCTCCGCCACCATGAAGCCGCCGCCACACCTCCGCGGCGACGCCGATGGCATTCTCCACTCGCCCGACCTCGGCCTCTTCAAGCTGGCCTCCCCCGAGCTCGAGCGCCTCATCATCCAGTCCAACGGCATGGTGACCACCACCCCCAGCGCGCAGTTCCTCTTTCCCAAGTCCGGCAGTGACGAGCAGGACTTCGCCGAGGGCTTCGTCAAGGCGCTGGAGGACCTGCACAAGCAGAACCAACTGGGCACGCAGAGTGGCGGCGGcggcggaggaggaggagtagcTGCGGGAGGAGGAGCAGCAGGACTGGAACTGAACGGCAACCCGCCGGCCCCGGTCAGCCTGCACTCCGGCGAGCTGCCGCCCGTCTACACCAACCTGAGCAGCTTCGGCGCCGCCGCCGTCACCACCACCACGGTCAACTACTCGACGGACACGGTGCCCTTCCCGCCGCCACCCCCTGGCCACCTGCGCCTGCAGGCGCTCAAGGACGAGCCGCAGACGGTGCCCGACGTGCAGAGCTTCGGCGAGAGCCCGCCGCTGTCGCCCATCGACATGGACACGCAGGAGCGCATCAAGGCCGAGCGGAAGAAGCTGCGGAACCGCATCGCCGCCTCCAAGTGCCGCAAGAGGAAGCTGGAGCGCATCTCCCGGCTGGAGGACAAGGTGAAGTCCCTCAAGAACCAGAACACGGAGCTGGCGTCCACGGCGAGCCTGCTGCGGGAGCAGGTGGCGCAGCTCAAGCAGAAGGTCCTCAACCACGTGAACAGCGGCTGCCAGCTCCTGCCACAGCAGGTCCAGGCGTACTGA
- the LOC120537924 gene encoding cell wall integrity and stress response component 4-like, whose product MSLYVSRKQLRCARRARDTRPPVAVAAVLAMAPSRMALLLIFLGVGSALGQDLTPSAISITSEKSSASSTTTTLAPPISMASNDTNSSTSVSTTSSTVTTSSVPNATTVATTSSTVTANSSPNATTSSTVTANSLPNATTVATTSSPVTANSSPNATTVTTTSSTSNATTVVTISSAVTITLEVTTNNRQSSSPMPTNSSATPTSTKNGTTLSVSTVSTNYSSTGGSVPTKPEANTTSSTQPTTSVPTGVNGTNTTSTTSPTAAGMSVSDMTKNPGLVAVLCIFAIVVVLALVVVIAKACKPHKPQFERLEDMQMNNVNEESPFAHYTPK is encoded by the exons ATGTCTCTTTACGTGTCGAGGAAGCAGTTGCGCTGCGCCCGCCGAGCTCGAGACACGCGTCCTCCTGTCGCTGTCGCCGCTGTACTCGCCATGGCGCCGTCTCGGATGGCGCTGCTTCTCATCTTCCTCGGCGTCGGATCGGCTCTCGGTCAAG ATCTGACCCCGTCGGCCATCTCCATTACAAGTGAGAAGAGCTCAGCCAGCAGCACCACAACCACCCTGGCGCCACCCATCAGCATGGCATCAAATGACACAAACAGCAGCACATCAGTGTCCACAACCAGCTCTACAGTGACTACCAGCTCCGTGCCAAATGCCACCACAGTGGCCACCACCAGCTCTACAGTGACTGCCAACTCATCGCCAAATGCCACCACCAGCTCTACAGTGACAGCCAACTCATTGCCAAATGCCACCACAGTGGCCACCACCAGCTCTCCAGTGACTGCCAACTCATCGCCAAATGCCACCACAGTGACCACCACCAGCTCTACATCAAATGCCACCACAGTGGTCACCATCAGCTCTGCAGTGACTATCACCTTAGAGGTCACAACCAACAACAGGCAGAGCAGCAGTCCAATGCCCACAAACAGCAGTGCCACCCCAACAAGCACCAAGAATGGCACCACCCTGAGTGTCTCCACAGTCTCTACAAACTACAGCTCCACTGGGGGATCGGTGCCCACCAAGCCTGAAGCAAATACTACCAGCTCAACTCAGCCCACAACCTCAGTGCCCACGGGAGTCAATGGCACCAACACAACGAGCACAACCAGTCCTACCG CCGCGGGGATGTCGGTGAGTGACATGACGAAGAACCCGGGGCTGGTGGCCGTGCTGTGTATCTTCGCCATTGTGGTGGTCCTCGCTCTGGTGGTGGTCATCGCCAAGGCATGTAAACCCCACAAGCCGCAGTTTGAGCGCCTGGAGGACATGCAGATG aACAACGTCAACGAGGAGTCGCCCTTTGCACACTACACCCCTAAGTGA